Proteins encoded in a region of the Podospora pseudopauciseta strain CBS 411.78 chromosome 6, whole genome shotgun sequence genome:
- the ALG1 gene encoding mannosyltransferase (COG:O; CAZy:GT33; EggNog:ENOG503NTXV; BUSCO:EOG09262Z2S) → MAGLISLVLLGLLIAYIVLKPSRYNGHTTGKGVPIHILVLGDIGRSPRMTYHALSIAKHGGKVKLIGYLETSPHPDILTHPNITLIPLPTPPSRPPSVPFLLFAPIKVIFQILHLSYLLLYLLPPSAWLLVQNPPSIPTLAIASLTSYLRNSHLIIDWHNYGWTILSSTRGPSHPFVSLSKIYETYLGRLGSHHLTVTNAMARQLRAAPYSIPPHKPMISVHDRPAAIFQPILSPDARNEALDKILFPSGREYYRALVSGKMKLLVSSTSWTPDEDFSLLLSALTMYAARPDAVPILALITGKGPQKEYYDDKIDALVKEGKLPNVRIATLFLPFEDYARLLACADLGVCLHMSSSGVDLPMKVVDMFGAGLPVVAYGGYESFGELVKEGVNGRGFETGEELAGVLGELLKPEGENELKHLKKGAVEEGRRRWDEEWDGTVGRLMGFIEESS, encoded by the exons ATGGCAGGGCTCATCAGCCTTGTCCTTTTGGGCTTATTAATAGCCTACATCGTCCTGAAGCCATCGAGATACAATGGACACACCACAGGGAAGGGGGTGCCAATTCACATTCTGGTCCTTGGTGATATTGGGAGGAGTCCCCGCATGACATATCATGCCCTGAGCATCGCCAAACATGGAGGAAAAGTCAAGCTTATAGGATATCTCG AAACCTCTCCTCACCCCGACATCCTCACCCAtcccaacatcaccctcatccccctccccacccctccttcccGCCCTCCCTCTGTCCCCTTCTTACTATTCGCCCCTATCAAAGTCATcttccaaatcctccacctctcctacctcctcctctacctcctccccccctccgcctggCTTTTGGTccaaaaccccccctccatccccaccctcgccatcgccaGCCTCACCTCCTACCTCCGCAACTCCCACCTGATAATCGACTGGCACAACTACGGCTGGacaatcctctcctccaccagaggaccctcccacccctttgtttccctctccaaaatctACGAAACCTACCTCGGCCGCTTAGGCTCCCACCACCTGACGGTGACGAACGCCATGGCCCGCCAACTCCGCGCCGCCCCCTACAGCATCCCCCCTCACAAACCCATGATTTCCGTCCACGACCGGCCCGCGGCAATCTTCCAACCTATCCTCTCGCCCGACGCTCGCAACGAAGCCCTAGACAAGATATTATTCCCCTCCGGAAGGGAATACTACCGCGCCCTGGTCTCGGGCAAGATGAAGCTTCTTGTCTCGAGCACGTCCTGGACACCAGACGAGGatttctctcttcttctctccgCCCTCACCATGTACGCAGCCAGGCCTGACGCGGTCCCAATCCTGGCGCTCATCACCGGGAAGGGACCGCAAAAAGAGTATTATGACGACAAGATTGATGCTCTGGTCAAGGAAGGGAAGCTACCTAACGTGAGGATTGCCACTTTGTTTCTACCCTTTGAGGACTACGCCAGGTTGCTGGCATGTGCTGATCTGGGGGTTTGTCTGCATATGAGCTCTTCGGGGGTGGATCTGCCGATGAAGGTGGTGGACATGTTTGGGGCTGggctgccggtggtggcgtATGGGGGGTATGAGAGTTTTGGGGAGCTAGtcaaggagggggtgaatgggagggggtttgagactggggaggagctggcgggggtgttgggggagttgTTGAAGCCGGAGGGGGAGAACGAGTTGAAGCacttgaagaagggggccgtggaggaggggaggaggaggtgggatgaggagtgggatgggacagtggggaggttgatgggttTCATCGAGGAAAGTTCTTGA